One region of Carassius carassius chromosome 41, fCarCar2.1, whole genome shotgun sequence genomic DNA includes:
- the LOC132122916 gene encoding uncharacterized protein LOC132122916 codes for MDWTSWISFLVTLIIIPVYIAGKPLELNVTFDIWEGNVTVLWDPPEGATVYALYQVNTALDKGPDAEWDIVPECNMTTETRCELGNFTYEPLMKIKIGLFEGNYNFSWSTSRRFHLMYSKLLAPEFNLSSSSNTVKVKIHRKPFLAKLFPYGTEYSVILYPKGRESEALKVIDVDEEGKVEFTSLSLWQEYCVQVKVELVSNDGRNTSLPQCIYLSADMSLMIFVAAIGVVGVMSFFIFAVCFFLKRPRKMPAVLKSAVNGWNPMNVGFIQVETVTDKGWLLTNNKKAGKSKAFDENKDLLEEDKERRESTDSGVSVGQQHLVKNPSTDGNMGQEDSGCGSVTDSEDSLSSGRRSLEELPSLDGGVNSCNQSERKEDSGLGMGNRDVSDNLKGAVGDLLSEIVVIGDGYRSQSPSAYAESEANIPCDIEANMASPSSGYRSGHVTCLCSDVETCMWCKTRKLPTDTDSLSHEQTTTDDDDDRPSYLKKSPLQSVNVLGLGDLSSQYDESCIESSLFITCPQLLQEPCQLDTLPLKLEDIELTLT; via the exons ATGGATTGGACTTCATGGATTTCTTTTTTGGTCACATTAATAATCATTCCAGTTTACATAGCAG GTAAACCGCTGgaattaaatgtgacatttgaCATATGGGAGGGAAATGTAACTGTGCTCTGGGATCCCCCTGAAGGAGCCACCGTATATGCCCTTTATCAAGTAAATACAGCACT AGATAAAGGTCCTGATGCTGAGTGGGACATTGTGCCAGAGTGTAACATGACAACAGAAACTAGATGTGAACTTGGGAACTTTACATACGAacctttaatgaaaataaagatcGGACTGTTTGAAGGAAATTATAACTTTTCCTGGTCAACATCAAGAAGATTTCATTTAATGTACA GCAAATTGTTGGCTCCAGAGTTTAACCTTTCTTCCTCCTCTAATACGGTGAAAGTTAAGATTCATAGGAAGCCTTTTCTCGCAAAGCTTTTTCCATATGGGACAGAATACTCAGTTATTCTGTATCCAAAAGGACGGGAGAGTGAG GCTTTAAAAGTAATTGATGTTGATGAAGAGGGTAAGGTGGAGTTCACTTCATTATCGTTATGGCAGGAGTATTGTGTTCAAGTGAAAGTGGAGTTGGTATCTAATGATGGCAGAAACACCTCATTACCACAATGCATATATCTATCAGCAG atatGTCCCTGATGATCTTCGTAGCTGCTATTGGTGTAGTTGGAGTCATGTCCTTCTTCATATTTGCCGTCTGTTTCTTCCTGAAGCGTCCGAGGAAAATGCCGGCGGTTCTG AAATCTGCTGTGAATGGATGGAACCCTATGAACGTAGGATTTATCCAAGTGGAAACAGTCACTGACAAGGGATGGCTATTGACCAACAACAAAAAGGCGGGAAAGAGTAAAGCATTTGATGAGAACAAGGACCTTCTGGAGGAGGacaaagagagaagagagagtaCAGACAGTGGAGTGAGTGTTGGCCAGCAGCATTTAGTTAAGAACCCAAGCACAGATGGAAATATGGGACAGGAAGACAGCGGCTGTGGCAGTGTGACTGACTCCGAGGACAGTCTCAGCAGTGGAAGAAGAAGTCTGGAAGAGCTCCCTTCCCTTGACGGAGGAGTAAATAGCTGCAACCAAAGTGAAAGAAAAGAGGACAGTGGCTTGGGAATGGGAAACCGGGATGTGTCTGACAATCTCAAGGGGGCAGTTGGGGACCTCCTGTCTGAGATAGTAGTCATTGGGGATGGATATCGTAGTCAGAGTCCTTCAGCTTATGCTGAAAGTGAGGCCAACATCCCATGTGACATAGAGGCTAACATGGCTAGCCCTAGCAGTGGCTATCGTTCTGGTCATGTCACATGCTTATGTTCTGACGTTGAAACTTGCATGTGGTGCAAAACCAGGAAGCTACCAACAGACACTGATTCATTGTCTCATGAGCAAACCACAACCGATGATGACGACGACAGACCAAGCTATTTGAAAAAATCTCCTCTACAGTCTGTGAATGTATTAGGTTTGGGAGATTTGTCCTCCCAGTACGACGAGAGCTGCATCGAGTCTTCGCTTTTTATCACCTGTCCACAACTTTTACAAGAACCTTGCCAGCTGGACACATTGCCTCTTAAATTAGAAGACATAGAACTGACATTAACGTGA